From Lolium perenne isolate Kyuss_39 chromosome 5, Kyuss_2.0, whole genome shotgun sequence, a single genomic window includes:
- the LOC127299751 gene encoding E3 ubiquitin-protein ligase PUB23, whose protein sequence is MESSGGGTAPHHFVCPISLQPMQDPVTAPTGISYDRRAIERWLADGHATCPVTGRPLALADLTPNHTLRRLILSWEPASTTVEPAGAPSSDRHDDPGLDAIVAKLMSPDSCPADSVLREAAVMASLSGFARRCMVRAGVLTRVLRLFASCGKMKSSRAAMMPTLDACLGLVDALDVSADEIRRLVVDNLALVDALTHVLVTLDSGSLSHGDVSTREHAVRLLESVTEAADVALLERLRPELFRAVTAVLRDRTTVSPGATRAALRALLNACGSGKNRALVAEAGAAHEAIELELASWPSSPGGSSRRVTELVMALLARLCACAEGRAAVAAHPAGIAVVAKRVLRVSAAADACAVRVLAAVCGRAASPEVVREMARVGAVGKLCCVLQADCDPDVKETARAVLRMHSGVWCGSPCVSAYLLSRYL, encoded by the coding sequence ATGGAGTCGTCGGGTGGCGGCACGGCGCCGCACCACTTCGTGTGCCCGATCTCGCTGCAGCCGATGCAGGACCCGGTCACGGCGCCCACCGGCATCTCCTACGACCGCCGCGCCATCGAGCGCTGGCTCGCCGACGGCCACGCCACCTGCCCCGTCACCGGCCGGCCCCTCGCCCTCGCCGACCTCACCCCGAACCACACCCTCCGCCGCCTCATCCTCTCCTGGGAACCCGCGTCCACCACGGTGGAACCTGCCGGCGCGCCGTCGTCGGACCGGCACGACGATCCGGGACTCGACGCGATCGTCGCCAAGTTGATGTCACCGGATTCTTGCCCCGCAGACTCCGTGCTCCGCGAGGCGGCAGTGATGGCTTCTTTGAGCGGCTTTGCGCGTCGGTGCATGGTGCGCGCCGGGGTGCTCACGCGCGTGCTGCGTCTGTTCGCGTCCTGCGGCAAGATGAAGAGCTCGCGGGCAGCGATGATGCCCACCCTCGACGCGTGCTTGGGTCTCGTCGACGCGCTCGACGTCTCCGCCGACGAGATACGACgcctcgtcgtcgacaacctcgccctCGTGGACGCCCTAACGCACGTGCTGGTAACGCTCGACAGCGGGAGCCTCTCCCACGGCGACGTGTCAACGAGAGAACACGCGGTGCGTctgctggagtcggtcaccgagGCGGCCGACGTGGCGCTGCTCGAGCGGCTGCGTCCGGAGCTGTTCCGCGCCGTCACGGCGGTGCTGCGCGACCGTACTACCGTCTCCCCCGGCGCGACACGGGCGGCGCTGCGCGCGCTCCTCAACGCGTGCGGCAGCGGCAAGAACCGCGCGCTCGTCGCCGAGGCCGGGGCGGCGCACGAGGCCATCGAGCTGGAGCTGGCGTCCTGGCCCTCGTCCCCCGGCGGCAGCAGCAGGCGCGTCACGGAGCTCGTCATGGCGCTGCTTGCCCGGCTGTGCGCCTGCGCGGAGGGGCGGGCGGCCGTGGCGGCGCACCCCGCGGGGATCGCCGTGGTGGCGAAGCGGGTGCTACGCGTGTCCGCGGCCGCCGACGCGTGCGCGGTGCGCGTGCTGGCGGCGGTGTGCGGCAGGGCGGCGTCGCCGGAGGTGGTGCGGGAGATGGCGCGCGTGGGCGCCGTGGGGAAGCTCTGCTGCGTGCTGCAGGCGGACTGCGACCCGGACGTGAAGGAGACGGCGAGGGCCGTGCTGAGGATGCACTCCGGCGTCTGGTGCGGGTCGCCCTGCGTCAGCGCCTACCTGCTCTCTAGGTATCTCTAG